In the genome of Polaribacter sp. MED152, one region contains:
- a CDS encoding polysaccharide biosynthesis/export family protein encodes MKKSIIALVSVLLISSCVSKKEIIYFQNDEIDQSKVSNSYKTIIKPDDLLQINITAQDLKAVQPFNLSAVAYATSTNSAVGVAQQQMYLVDTKGEIDFPVLGKINIGGLTRDEVIALLRNKLDPDYVKDPNINIRIVNYKIAVLGDVQRPGSYNIPNERITILDALALAGDLNISGQRNDILITREEAGKKVQYKIDLLSKDIFTSPVYYLQQNDVVYVKQNYARIQSASANSNTSLFISITSVIITLVTLITR; translated from the coding sequence ATGAAGAAAAGTATCATAGCACTAGTATCGGTATTACTAATAAGCTCTTGTGTTTCTAAAAAAGAAATCATCTACTTTCAAAATGATGAAATAGACCAATCAAAGGTTTCTAACAGTTATAAAACCATTATTAAACCAGACGATTTATTACAAATTAATATTACCGCCCAAGATTTAAAGGCAGTTCAGCCTTTCAATTTATCAGCTGTGGCATACGCCACTTCTACGAATTCGGCAGTAGGGGTTGCTCAACAACAAATGTATTTGGTGGATACTAAAGGTGAGATTGATTTTCCTGTTTTAGGAAAAATAAATATTGGAGGCTTGACTAGAGATGAAGTTATTGCCTTGCTTAGAAATAAATTGGATCCTGATTATGTAAAAGACCCAAATATTAACATTCGTATTGTCAATTACAAAATAGCTGTTCTAGGCGATGTGCAACGACCAGGAAGTTACAATATTCCGAATGAACGTATAACCATTTTAGATGCGTTAGCCTTGGCTGGAGATTTAAATATTTCAGGCCAACGTAATGATATTTTAATTACTCGGGAAGAGGCAGGGAAAAAGGTGCAATATAAAATTGATTTGTTATCTAAAGATATTTTTACATCTCCTGTTTATTACTTACAACAAAATGATGTGGTGTATGTAAAGCAAAATTATGCGCGTATTCAGTCGGCTTCCGCTAATTCAAATACCTCATTATTTATCTCGATTACTAGTGTCATAATCACCTTAGTTACATTAATTACCCGATAA
- a CDS encoding nucleoside-diphosphate sugar epimerase/dehydratase has translation MLRSFLLKTLNKYASRWLVLCIDVILVCISFLLAYTIRFNISLDFNTDTFLIQIPVVAFVAFISFLIVGSYKGIIRHTGTKDAFNVFLGVTIASISLGFLVALNSLFKLNYFTVPNSIIVIHYLVSVFILIISRYVFKAFYDVISTEVNTIKNVLIYGAGEAGIITYGALNRDKKYNYDILGFIDDDPNKINKKIDRIKIFSFDKINKEFVQKNELTEVIISTQKIRPSRLLEITDRLLALEVEVKIVPPLVTWIDGDLQANQIKQINIDDLLGRDKIEINNPIVKRDVDNKVVLVTGAAGSIGSEISRQLSRYNLKHLILLDQAESALYDLQQELQLNGVLNFSALVADVRDKKRMREVFKKYQPHNVFHAAAYKHVPLMEKSPYEAIKINVLGTKKVADLAVRYKVERFVMISTDKAVNPTNVMGATKRVAEMYISCLSKQQSDTKFTTTRFGNVLGSNGSVIPLFKKQIEKGGPLTVTHKDITRYFMTIPEACRLVLEAATMGQGGEVYIFDMGKSVKIFDMAKRMISLSGLTYPDDIDIQITGLRPGEKLYEELLANGENTVKTYHEKIMIAKTQSFHKEGVQHVIENLQKHKNSLSNTEIVSLIKTIVPEYISNNSEFEKLDIN, from the coding sequence ATGCTAAGAAGTTTCTTATTAAAAACATTAAATAAATATGCTTCCAGGTGGTTGGTATTATGTATTGATGTTATCCTAGTTTGTATCTCTTTTTTGTTGGCCTACACTATTCGTTTTAATATTAGTTTAGACTTTAATACAGATACCTTTCTAATTCAAATACCTGTTGTAGCTTTTGTAGCTTTTATTAGTTTTCTCATTGTAGGTTCCTACAAAGGAATTATTCGTCACACAGGAACGAAAGACGCATTTAATGTTTTTTTGGGGGTAACGATTGCCAGCATTTCTTTAGGGTTTCTGGTTGCTTTAAATTCACTTTTTAAGTTGAATTATTTTACAGTGCCAAATTCTATTATTGTGATTCACTATTTGGTGTCTGTATTTATTTTAATTATCAGCAGATATGTTTTTAAAGCCTTCTATGATGTAATTTCAACTGAAGTAAATACGATTAAAAATGTTTTAATATATGGTGCGGGTGAAGCTGGAATTATTACCTACGGAGCGTTAAATAGAGATAAAAAATACAATTATGATATTTTAGGTTTTATTGATGATGATCCTAATAAAATTAATAAAAAAATTGATCGTATTAAGATTTTCAGCTTTGACAAAATTAACAAGGAGTTTGTTCAAAAAAATGAGTTGACAGAAGTCATTATATCCACCCAAAAAATAAGACCTTCTCGTCTATTGGAAATTACAGATCGCTTGTTAGCTTTAGAAGTTGAGGTAAAGATAGTGCCTCCATTGGTCACTTGGATTGATGGTGATTTACAGGCAAATCAAATCAAACAAATTAATATTGATGATTTACTAGGGAGAGATAAAATTGAAATTAATAATCCTATTGTAAAACGAGATGTAGATAATAAAGTGGTTTTGGTAACTGGGGCAGCTGGTTCTATAGGATCCGAAATCTCTAGGCAGTTAAGTCGTTATAATTTAAAACACTTAATTTTGTTAGATCAAGCAGAATCTGCCTTATATGACTTACAACAAGAACTGCAATTAAATGGTGTTCTTAATTTTTCTGCTTTAGTAGCAGATGTAAGAGACAAAAAGAGAATGCGAGAGGTTTTTAAAAAATATCAACCACATAACGTCTTCCATGCAGCAGCATATAAACATGTTCCATTAATGGAGAAGAGCCCTTATGAAGCCATAAAAATTAATGTTTTAGGAACCAAAAAAGTTGCAGATTTAGCGGTTCGATATAAAGTAGAGCGCTTTGTTATGATTTCTACGGACAAGGCAGTTAATCCAACAAATGTTATGGGAGCTACTAAAAGAGTTGCTGAAATGTATATTAGCTGTTTAAGCAAACAACAATCGGATACAAAATTCACAACAACACGTTTTGGAAATGTGCTAGGTTCAAATGGGTCTGTCATACCCCTATTTAAAAAACAAATTGAAAAAGGTGGTCCTTTAACGGTTACGCATAAAGATATTACGCGTTATTTTATGACAATCCCTGAGGCATGTCGATTAGTGCTTGAGGCGGCCACAATGGGGCAGGGAGGTGAAGTATATATTTTTGACATGGGGAAATCTGTAAAAATATTTGATATGGCGAAACGAATGATTTCTTTATCTGGTTTGACATATCCAGATGATATTGACATACAAATTACGGGGTTGCGACCGGGAGAAAAATTATATGAGGAATTACTCGCGAATGGAGAGAATACCGTAAAAACCTATCATGAAAAAATTATGATTGCGAAAACACAATCATTTCATAAAGAAGGGGTGCAACATGTTATTGAGAATTTACAGAAGCATAAGAATAGTTTGTCAAATACTGAAATTGTAAGTTTAATTAAAACCATAGTTCCTGAATACATTTCTAATAACTCCGAGTTTGAAAAGTTAGATATTAATTAG
- a CDS encoding glycosyltransferase family 4 protein, which translates to MKAYIFIILTLGVLSYVYLKLAIKFNIIDKPNQRSSHTKITVRGGGIIFPIAILLFYIIHDFTYSYFTLGIFLIAIVSFLDDIYTLSSKIRFPFQFIAVFLILLEIGLPYSPIYMYCAALLFGVGIINMFNFMDGINGITGLYSLSVLLGFYFLNENEQLLQSDLIIYSIIALLIFGFYNFRTKALFFAGDIGSIAIGALVFFTGLYFMYYLESPLILLFVIVYGADAGNTLLYRKFFTQESIFEAHRHHIYQKLVDKTRFTHLQVSFLYAILQFGISLIILKTYKLSLEVQWLLFFGLILVFIIAYIIIFRKLQKIVG; encoded by the coding sequence ATGAAAGCATACATATTCATTATATTAACCTTGGGAGTATTATCTTATGTCTATTTAAAATTAGCAATTAAATTTAATATAATCGATAAGCCTAATCAAAGAAGCTCACACACGAAGATCACAGTTCGAGGTGGAGGAATTATTTTTCCAATTGCTATTTTACTTTTTTATATTATTCATGATTTTACTTATTCGTATTTTACCTTGGGTATTTTCTTAATTGCGATTGTTAGTTTTTTAGACGATATATATACACTTTCTTCTAAAATAAGATTTCCATTTCAATTCATTGCTGTATTTCTTATTTTGCTAGAAATTGGTTTACCTTATTCACCCATTTATATGTATTGCGCAGCACTACTCTTTGGTGTTGGCATTATAAATATGTTTAATTTTATGGATGGTATTAATGGTATAACTGGGTTGTATAGTTTATCAGTCCTATTGGGATTCTATTTTTTAAATGAAAATGAGCAATTACTTCAAAGTGATTTAATAATTTATTCGATTATAGCACTTTTGATTTTTGGATTTTACAATTTTAGAACGAAAGCTTTATTTTTTGCTGGAGATATAGGTAGTATCGCCATTGGTGCTCTGGTGTTTTTTACGGGATTGTATTTCATGTATTACTTAGAATCTCCGTTAATATTACTTTTTGTTATTGTTTATGGAGCGGATGCAGGTAACACCCTTTTGTATCGTAAATTTTTTACTCAAGAAAGTATATTTGAAGCACATCGTCATCATATCTATCAAAAATTAGTAGATAAAACTAGGTTTACACATTTACAAGTTTCATTTTTATATGCTATTCTTCAATTTGGTATTAGTTTAATCATATTAAAAACATATAAGCTTTCCTTAGAAGTTCAGTGGTTATTATTTTTCGGATTGATTTTGGTTTTTATAATCGCTTATATAATAATTTTCAGGAAATTACAGAAAATAGTAGGCTAA
- a CDS encoding NAD(P)-dependent oxidoreductase, with translation MEKVLLTGFSGFLGSTILNFLESENYEIIKAGRNKESDIQFNLLKDTLPKVDVEYVIHVAGKAHVIPKTELEKEAFFKVNFIGTRNLIDGLNLKKLKTFIFISTVAVYGVDSGELIEENHPLKGDTPYALSKIKAEELLIDFGKRNNIKIVILRLPLITGKNPVGNLSSIIKAIQKGYYFRIGEGEAKRSLISALDVANVIPHLMQISGVFNYTDCHHPDIAEIDSIIADKYNKHIRKLPKNLLSVVAKFGDIVPIFPFNSNKFKKLTSTLTFSNRKILSVIDYRPVRGMRDIL, from the coding sequence ATGGAAAAAGTATTATTAACTGGTTTTTCAGGTTTTTTAGGAAGTACTATTTTAAACTTTTTAGAAAGTGAAAATTATGAAATTATTAAGGCTGGTCGCAATAAAGAGTCGGACATACAGTTTAATTTGCTAAAAGATACATTACCAAAAGTTGATGTAGAATATGTCATACATGTTGCCGGAAAAGCACATGTCATCCCTAAAACCGAGCTTGAAAAAGAAGCTTTTTTTAAAGTAAACTTTATAGGGACAAGAAATTTGATAGATGGATTAAATTTAAAAAAGCTAAAAACTTTTATTTTTATTAGCACAGTTGCTGTTTATGGTGTCGATTCAGGTGAATTAATTGAAGAAAACCATCCACTTAAAGGAGATACTCCTTATGCACTTAGTAAAATTAAAGCGGAAGAACTTCTGATTGATTTTGGAAAAAGAAATAATATTAAAATCGTAATATTAAGATTGCCCTTAATAACAGGAAAAAATCCAGTTGGTAATTTAAGTAGTATAATTAAGGCTATACAAAAAGGATATTATTTTAGAATAGGAGAAGGAGAAGCGAAACGTTCTTTGATATCGGCATTGGATGTTGCTAATGTTATTCCACATTTAATGCAAATAAGTGGAGTATTTAATTATACTGATTGTCATCATCCAGACATAGCTGAAATAGATTCAATTATAGCAGATAAATACAATAAACATATAAGAAAATTACCTAAAAATTTACTTAGTGTAGTGGCTAAATTTGGTGATATAGTCCCTATCTTTCCTTTCAATTCAAATAAATTCAAAAAATTAACAAGCACTTTAACATTTTCTAATCGTAAAATTTTAAGTGTGATAGATTATCGTCCTGTTAGAGGCATGAGAGATATTTTGTAA
- a CDS encoding glycosyltransferase family 2 protein: MKISIITVSYNSESTIETTFKSVAIQKYKNVEYILIDGGSQDNTLSIAKKYNHIITKIVSEKDNGLYDAMNKGIKLATGDVIGIINSDDLFCDQNALEKVIDVFNKNQNLDSVYADLFYVSQFNINKIVRRWVTGNQKPFKNGWHPAHPTFYIKKSVYDKFGLFDLSFKLAADFEIMLRFLDKHKISAIYLQEPLVKMRLGGETNKSFKNIYNQNVECIRAFKKNDLKVNKFLYPFFRLIPKFFQFKG; the protein is encoded by the coding sequence ATGAAAATTTCAATAATAACCGTTAGTTATAATAGTGAATCTACTATAGAAACTACTTTTAAGTCAGTAGCTATTCAAAAATATAAAAACGTTGAGTATATTTTAATAGACGGCGGATCACAAGATAACACATTATCCATTGCTAAGAAATATAATCATATAATTACTAAAATTGTTTCAGAGAAAGATAATGGTCTCTATGATGCCATGAACAAAGGGATAAAGTTAGCAACTGGTGATGTGATAGGAATAATAAATTCAGATGATTTGTTTTGTGACCAGAATGCTTTAGAAAAGGTTATTGATGTCTTTAATAAAAATCAAAATTTAGATTCTGTTTATGCAGATTTATTTTATGTATCGCAATTCAACATAAATAAGATTGTTAGAAGATGGGTTACAGGTAATCAAAAACCTTTTAAAAATGGATGGCACCCTGCCCACCCTACCTTTTATATTAAAAAAAGTGTTTATGATAAATTTGGCTTATTTGACTTAAGCTTTAAATTAGCAGCAGATTTTGAAATCATGTTACGTTTCCTTGACAAGCATAAGATTAGTGCTATTTATTTACAGGAACCATTGGTGAAAATGCGTCTAGGTGGTGAAACAAATAAAAGCTTTAAAAATATTTATAATCAAAATGTAGAATGTATAAGAGCTTTTAAAAAAAATGATTTAAAAGTCAACAAGTTTTTATATCCATTTTTCAGACTTATACCCAAGTTTTTTCAATTTAAAGGATAA
- a CDS encoding HAD family hydrolase has translation MIKTILWDFDGVILDSMNVRDWGFEEIFKEYDRLLVDQLLDYHRINGGLSRYVKIRYFFEELLGQSITEEAVLEYANKFSILMKKELTNKKNLIKDSVEFIKNNHKKYNFHVVSGSDQEELRFLNRELGMDQYFISIHGSPTPKKDLVSKLMKRYNYNVEKTCLIGDSINDYQAAKSNKIIFYGYNNNMIKHLGKAYLTSLTNF, from the coding sequence ATGATTAAAACAATATTATGGGATTTTGATGGAGTTATTTTAGATTCCATGAATGTAAGAGATTGGGGTTTTGAAGAAATATTCAAAGAATACGATCGTCTTTTAGTCGATCAATTATTAGACTATCATAGAATAAATGGGGGTCTTTCTAGGTATGTTAAGATTCGATACTTTTTTGAAGAATTATTAGGACAATCCATTACGGAAGAAGCAGTGCTAGAATATGCAAATAAATTTTCAATTTTAATGAAAAAAGAATTAACTAACAAAAAAAACTTAATTAAAGATTCTGTTGAGTTTATAAAAAATAATCATAAAAAGTATAATTTTCATGTTGTTTCTGGTTCAGATCAAGAAGAGTTGAGATTTTTAAATAGAGAGTTGGGTATGGATCAATATTTTATTTCTATACATGGATCTCCTACACCAAAAAAAGATCTCGTTAGTAAATTAATGAAAAGGTATAATTATAATGTTGAGAAAACTTGTTTGATTGGAGATTCTATAAATGATTATCAAGCAGCTAAATCTAATAAAATAATTTTTTATGGATATAATAATAATATGATAAAACATTTGGGTAAAGCTTATTTGACGTCCTTAACGAACTTTTAG
- a CDS encoding 3-deoxy-manno-octulosonate cytidylyltransferase gives MKIVGVIPARYQSSRFPGKPLVDLNGVPMIIRVANIVEKCLGKDNTYVATDDNRIKEVVEFHGFKAIMTSSDCLTGTDRVYDFSKQIKADIYVNVQGDEPLLNHKDIQKIINTKKINMKSVINGMCSLTSDENPHNVNIPKVVTNKFNDLLYMSRLAVPGIKNFKNNVQPDYKKQVCIYAFSQEELQAYGSQKEKSVFEGFEDIEILRFFDLNIPIKMVETSGSSLAVDILEDVAKVEAVLINIEGKLRV, from the coding sequence ATGAAAATTGTAGGAGTTATACCCGCTAGATATCAGTCATCAAGATTTCCAGGTAAACCTTTAGTAGATTTGAATGGAGTTCCTATGATTATTCGTGTTGCTAATATTGTAGAAAAATGTTTAGGTAAAGACAATACTTATGTAGCTACTGATGATAATCGAATAAAAGAGGTTGTAGAGTTTCATGGATTCAAAGCTATAATGACATCTTCTGATTGCCTTACAGGAACAGACAGAGTTTATGACTTTTCTAAACAGATCAAAGCTGATATTTATGTGAATGTTCAAGGAGATGAGCCTTTGTTGAACCACAAAGACATTCAGAAAATTATTAATACTAAGAAAATCAACATGAAGTCTGTGATTAATGGGATGTGTTCTTTAACCTCTGATGAAAATCCACATAATGTGAATATTCCAAAAGTGGTAACCAATAAGTTCAATGATTTGTTGTACATGTCTAGATTGGCAGTGCCAGGAATTAAAAACTTTAAGAATAACGTTCAGCCAGATTACAAAAAGCAAGTTTGTATTTACGCTTTTAGCCAAGAGGAACTCCAAGCATACGGAAGTCAAAAAGAAAAGTCGGTTTTTGAAGGATTTGAAGATATTGAAATTTTACGCTTCTTCGATTTGAATATTCCTATAAAGATGGTTGAGACCTCAGGAAGTTCTTTGGCTGTTGATATTTTAGAAGATGTAGCAAAGGTAGAGGCAGTATTAATTAATATAGAAGGTAAATTGAGAGTATGA
- a CDS encoding aldolase catalytic domain-containing protein, translating to MNKTFKILDCTLRDGGYYTNWDFDRELVKTYCSSMESLPIDYVEVGYRSIPLEGYLGEYFYCPDFVMKELKQMMPSKKLVIILNEKDIRASHVPELLKPCQGYISMIRIAVDPANFERAIELAKAIKVMGFEVAFNVMYMSEWKEDNSFLDLLEDLDSIIDYFYMVDSFGGVFQDDVKDIIRLVKSKTNVQLGFHGHNNLEMALANTITAINEGCEIVDATITGMGRGAGNLRTELLITFLNSKGYDGIPFGDLSQTVTLFEEMKKEYGWGTNLPYMFSGAYSLPQKQVMEWVGMNRYPIASIVNALHNKKSFVDDNLSLPNLESKEKWKDVLIVGGGNSVFENNQALKVYLQQNKDVKVIHTGLKYISNFKEVENDQYYALVGFEGGKLLDAIEEIDVSNKKFIYPPHPRKMGTLITKKTKSYSYELSSIDFTKASEDSPLAIAIQLAINLKAENIYFVGFDGYDTNINKGQFKLVQENQNVFLDLISIKEINVLSLTPSKYEKLKHSSIYSLLK from the coding sequence ATGAATAAAACCTTTAAAATTTTAGATTGTACCCTGAGGGATGGTGGTTACTATACGAATTGGGATTTTGACAGAGAACTTGTAAAGACTTACTGCAGTTCAATGGAGTCACTGCCTATAGACTATGTAGAGGTTGGTTATAGGAGTATTCCTTTAGAGGGTTATTTAGGTGAATATTTCTATTGCCCTGATTTTGTGATGAAAGAATTGAAACAAATGATGCCTTCCAAAAAATTGGTTATTATTTTAAATGAAAAAGACATCAGAGCATCACATGTACCTGAATTGTTAAAGCCTTGTCAAGGGTATATTTCAATGATCAGGATTGCTGTTGATCCTGCAAATTTTGAAAGAGCAATTGAATTGGCAAAAGCAATTAAAGTTATGGGTTTTGAAGTGGCTTTCAATGTTATGTACATGTCAGAATGGAAAGAAGATAATTCTTTTTTAGATTTGTTAGAAGATTTGGATAGCATAATTGATTATTTCTATATGGTAGATTCATTTGGAGGAGTTTTTCAAGATGATGTAAAAGATATTATCAGGTTAGTAAAGTCAAAAACCAATGTTCAATTAGGTTTCCATGGTCATAATAATTTAGAAATGGCATTGGCTAATACCATCACTGCAATAAATGAAGGTTGTGAGATTGTTGATGCAACGATAACAGGAATGGGAAGAGGTGCAGGAAACCTAAGGACAGAACTACTTATTACGTTCTTAAACAGTAAAGGATATGATGGTATCCCTTTTGGCGATTTAAGTCAAACAGTTACATTATTTGAAGAAATGAAAAAAGAATATGGCTGGGGTACTAATCTACCATATATGTTTTCAGGAGCTTATTCTTTGCCTCAAAAACAAGTGATGGAATGGGTTGGAATGAACAGGTATCCAATAGCTTCTATCGTAAATGCACTGCATAATAAGAAAAGTTTTGTTGATGATAACTTGAGTCTCCCAAACTTAGAAAGTAAAGAAAAATGGAAAGATGTTTTAATTGTTGGTGGAGGAAATTCGGTTTTTGAAAATAACCAAGCCTTAAAAGTTTATTTACAGCAAAATAAAGACGTAAAAGTAATACATACAGGGTTGAAATACATTTCAAACTTTAAGGAAGTGGAAAATGATCAATACTATGCCCTAGTTGGATTTGAAGGAGGTAAATTATTAGATGCTATAGAAGAAATTGATGTATCAAATAAGAAATTTATTTATCCACCACATCCAAGAAAAATGGGAACTTTAATTACAAAAAAAACTAAATCATATTCTTACGAATTATCAAGTATTGATTTTACAAAAGCTTCGGAAGATTCACCATTGGCCATAGCAATTCAGTTAGCAATAAATTTAAAAGCAGAAAATATATATTTTGTGGGTTTTGATGGTTATGACACCAACATTAATAAAGGTCAATTTAAACTAGTGCAAGAAAATCAAAATGTATTTTTGGATTTAATAAGTATTAAAGAGATTAATGTACTTTCACTCACTCCCTCAAAATATGAAAAGTTAAAACACTCATCTATTTATAGCTTGCTAAAATGA
- a CDS encoding lipopolysaccharide biosynthesis protein, producing the protein MKNKMKYRLHKKLLQSYNKDKIRYFYDFVIFGLGFFISSFIGLIISILVNKGLPKEELGLFNYNKSVLEFLTYVFTLVMYRSYIRFNITGLNVSLKSKVKKINYLAFILISLVAYYLTESIFSLFFAFFVFFEERLYLFRSLMLVKKVNFLKITVSLITLILISILVFTDHLNPNYIFFCYGIGFFLSLFFKNSNYKKLDTEEIRWKTILLYTLPVLGSMLVKLSLDIVSQYLIKDNFNPLELSKYAIATRVLLSVKVFSSLFMMFFPVIYFREIKKKNGKFINKLRFLISFSMLIIIAFAIYYRELIYTLMGASKYIEFTNLFSILVVSEFMFVLGGLYGVYLSYALKTQYALLIYTSGALLNLIVLHYFLNTQGINMAAYSILISNILMTALFVIFSYRLEFKYINSTS; encoded by the coding sequence ATGAAGAATAAAATGAAGTATAGACTTCATAAAAAACTATTGCAAAGTTATAATAAAGATAAAATAAGATATTTTTATGATTTCGTTATTTTTGGTTTAGGTTTTTTTATTTCATCATTTATTGGTTTAATTATCTCAATTCTTGTAAATAAAGGATTGCCCAAAGAAGAATTGGGTCTTTTTAATTATAATAAAAGTGTTTTAGAATTTTTGACTTATGTTTTTACTTTAGTAATGTATAGAAGTTACATAAGGTTTAATATTACAGGTCTGAATGTATCTTTAAAAAGTAAAGTCAAAAAAATAAATTACTTAGCTTTTATTTTAATTTCCCTTGTAGCGTATTATCTAACTGAAAGTATTTTCTCCTTATTCTTTGCTTTTTTTGTATTTTTTGAAGAAAGGCTTTATCTCTTTAGATCATTAATGTTAGTAAAAAAAGTCAATTTTCTAAAAATTACTGTTTCGTTAATCACTTTAATTTTAATAAGTATTCTTGTATTTACTGACCATTTAAATCCTAACTATATTTTCTTTTGTTATGGAATAGGATTCTTTTTGTCACTTTTTTTTAAAAATAGCAACTATAAAAAACTTGATACAGAAGAAATAAGATGGAAAACAATTTTACTTTATACACTGCCTGTTTTAGGTTCAATGCTAGTAAAGCTATCTTTGGATATTGTTTCTCAATATTTAATCAAGGATAATTTTAATCCTTTAGAACTGTCAAAATACGCTATCGCAACTAGAGTTTTGCTAAGCGTTAAAGTATTTTCAAGTCTTTTTATGATGTTTTTTCCTGTGATTTATTTTAGAGAAATTAAAAAGAAAAATGGTAAATTTATAAATAAATTAAGGTTCTTAATTTCTTTTTCCATGCTTATAATTATTGCTTTTGCTATTTATTATAGAGAATTAATTTATACTCTAATGGGTGCGTCAAAATATATAGAATTCACTAATTTATTTAGTATTTTAGTAGTTTCAGAGTTTATGTTTGTTTTAGGTGGCTTATATGGTGTTTACTTATCCTATGCATTAAAAACACAATATGCATTACTAATATATACTTCAGGTGCTTTATTAAATTTAATAGTACTACATTATTTTTTGAATACACAAGGAATTAATATGGCTGCTTATTCTATATTAATTTCTAATATATTGATGACGGCTCTATTTGTTATTTTCTCATATAGATTAGAATTTAAATATATAAATAGTACATCATGA
- a CDS encoding O-antigen polymerase gives MFLILFIISTLILGFLINKIPDIDSLTDVSILFFSALILIFLIHGFKNYGNLKTIIPYGNYNSFNKLTKVLILVGLFVTLINIFITFKAFGALLSESVNVQSYKNEGEAGDFLIQWVGAVPLFISRLLSPIGYYALGLHFYFLIIRNVKKSFIFFIISLNIPLLGFHGLSRSAAIQFILMYIAFFLYSYSALGKKIRRKMLVYTAVIFTTSFLLLNIISESRFSKYYYIPSSSPIQDPVLYSTLDYGSQWNLNGFEVLKNYSVDKLMYGRSTFPIISFLGNRIGLSFTSLADLRYKNLGDKYDGTFNGVVATLLYDFGYFFTLIFAVIFYKIVAKRGPKKGMVKLHHFVSFGVLIPLPLMFFTNNAYSYIALNLAIIYLIIINFLMKISKN, from the coding sequence TTGTTTTTAATATTATTTATTATTTCAACTTTAATATTAGGTTTTCTAATTAACAAAATACCAGATATAGACAGTTTAACAGATGTTTCTATTTTATTTTTTTCTGCTTTAATTTTAATTTTTCTGATTCATGGATTTAAAAATTATGGTAATTTAAAAACGATTATACCTTATGGCAATTATAATAGTTTCAATAAGCTTACAAAAGTATTGATTTTAGTAGGTCTGTTTGTTACGCTAATTAATATATTTATTACTTTTAAGGCATTCGGAGCTTTATTAAGTGAATCTGTAAATGTACAAAGCTATAAAAATGAAGGTGAAGCGGGAGATTTTTTAATTCAATGGGTTGGAGCTGTTCCTCTATTTATTTCTCGCCTCTTATCTCCTATAGGTTATTATGCATTAGGTCTTCATTTTTATTTTTTAATTATAAGAAATGTAAAAAAAAGTTTTATTTTTTTTATCATTTCTTTAAATATACCTTTATTAGGTTTTCATGGGTTATCTAGATCTGCAGCAATTCAATTCATACTCATGTATATTGCTTTTTTTTTATACAGCTACAGTGCATTAGGTAAAAAAATAAGAAGAAAAATGTTGGTATATACTGCTGTTATTTTTACTACATCGTTTTTATTGTTAAATATTATATCCGAATCCAGATTCAGTAAATATTATTACATACCTTCAAGTAGTCCAATACAAGATCCTGTTTTATACTCAACCTTAGATTATGGTTCCCAATGGAACCTTAACGGATTTGAAGTTCTTAAGAATTATTCTGTGGATAAATTGATGTATGGTAGGTCCACTTTTCCAATTATCTCTTTTTTAGGTAATAGAATTGGTTTAAGCTTTACCTCCTTAGCAGATTTACGTTATAAAAATTTAGGAGATAAATATGATGGCACTTTTAATGGTGTCGTAGCAACTCTATTATATGACTTTGGGTACTTTTTTACATTGATTTTTGCCGTTATTTTTTATAAAATAGTAGCAAAGCGTGGACCCAAAAAAGGAATGGTGAAGTTACATCATTTTGTTTCTTTCGGAGTTTTAATACCTTTGCCTTTAATGTTTTTTACAAACAACGCCTATTCTTATATAGCTTTAAATTTGGCGATTATTTATCTAATAATTATTAATTTTTTAATGAAAATCTCAAAAAACTAA